The bacterium (Candidatus Blackallbacteria) CG13_big_fil_rev_8_21_14_2_50_49_14 genome window below encodes:
- the modA gene encoding molybdate ABC transporter substrate-binding protein, producing the protein MFQVVLKALVFCFLFAGTSPAWGEDFSVAAASDLQFALRELIHGFEAQSGHHVRVSFGSSGQFCSQIQQGAPYALFLSADQHYVNLLLEKGLTRDHGVLYAQGRIALFAPQGSVLKVEKGLAGLLPLLAAGKIRHFAIANPQHAPYGRAAKQALLAAGVWNALQGHLLMAENASQAAQFSLSGSSEGGLIPLSLVLAPAFKNKGRFLLVPENLHAPLLQRMVLLKNASRAAQDFYLYLQTGRARQVLMRYGFALPDS; encoded by the coding sequence CTGTTTCAAGTCGTTCTCAAAGCGCTTGTCTTTTGCTTTCTATTTGCAGGAACATCCCCTGCCTGGGGAGAAGATTTTTCAGTTGCTGCGGCCTCGGATCTGCAATTTGCCCTGCGAGAACTGATCCACGGTTTTGAAGCCCAAAGCGGCCACCATGTGCGCGTCAGTTTTGGTTCTTCGGGCCAATTTTGCAGCCAGATACAACAGGGGGCTCCCTATGCGCTTTTTCTCAGCGCCGACCAGCACTATGTCAATCTTTTGCTTGAAAAGGGGCTGACCCGTGATCACGGGGTTCTTTATGCCCAGGGCAGGATTGCGCTTTTTGCTCCCCAGGGCTCTGTCTTGAAAGTTGAAAAAGGGCTGGCAGGCCTACTTCCCCTCTTAGCGGCAGGTAAAATCCGACATTTTGCCATTGCCAATCCCCAGCATGCTCCCTATGGACGGGCTGCAAAACAGGCCTTGCTGGCAGCGGGGGTCTGGAATGCTCTGCAAGGGCATCTCTTAATGGCTGAGAATGCTTCACAGGCCGCTCAGTTCAGTTTGTCAGGCTCCAGTGAAGGGGGCCTGATTCCGCTCTCGCTGGTTTTGGCACCGGCCTTCAAAAACAAGGGGCGTTTTCTGTTGGTGCCTGAAAATTTACATGCCCCGCTGCTTCAGCGCATGGTCTTGCTGAAAAACGCATCCAGGGCAGCCCAAGACTTTTATCTATACCTGCAAACGGGGAGAGCCAGGCAGGTCTTGATGCGCTATGGCTTTGCCCTGCCAGATTCTTGA
- the modB gene encoding molybdate ABC transporter permease subunit, with the protein MSEFTSFGLSLKLAFLTALGLLPLALFLGRFLAFSQKNWRGFCEAGLMLPLVLPPTVMGYYLLLGLGQNSWLGGIYAAISGKTLVFSFEGILLASWLFNLPFAVQPIQRAFAAIPHEIREAAACCGLSNWQAFWRVEWPLAWPGILSSLLLCFAHTLGEFGVVLMVGGNIPGETQTLSLLIYDKVQALDFQGARGLSLGLLVFSFLSLAAMSRLEKRKPVQRTLSWAAQGVEDV; encoded by the coding sequence ATGTCTGAATTTACCTCCTTTGGACTGAGTCTGAAACTGGCTTTCTTGACGGCTTTGGGCCTCTTGCCGCTGGCGCTGTTTCTGGGAAGATTTCTGGCCTTCAGTCAAAAAAACTGGCGGGGTTTCTGCGAGGCTGGCCTGATGCTGCCCTTGGTCTTGCCCCCGACGGTGATGGGCTATTATTTGTTGCTGGGTTTGGGGCAGAATTCCTGGCTGGGTGGAATCTATGCTGCAATCTCTGGCAAGACATTGGTGTTTAGTTTTGAAGGAATTCTGCTGGCTTCCTGGTTGTTTAATCTGCCCTTTGCGGTTCAGCCCATTCAAAGAGCCTTTGCCGCGATTCCCCATGAGATTCGCGAAGCAGCAGCCTGTTGTGGGCTCTCAAATTGGCAGGCTTTCTGGCGGGTCGAATGGCCGCTGGCCTGGCCTGGGATTTTGTCATCGCTCTTGCTCTGTTTTGCACATACCCTGGGAGAATTTGGTGTGGTCTTGATGGTGGGGGGCAATATTCCCGGTGAAACCCAGACCCTTTCTCTGCTGATCTACGATAAGGTTCAGGCCTTGGATTTTCAAGGGGCCCGTGGGCTTTCTCTGGGCTTGCTGGTCTTTTCGTTTTTGAGTTTAGCGGCCATGAGCCGCCTGGAAAAACGAAAACCTGTTCAAAGGACTTTGTCCTGGGCTGCCCAGGGGGTTGAAGATGTCTGA